A single region of the Streptomyces sp. NBC_00236 genome encodes:
- a CDS encoding SEC-C domain-containing protein: protein MRPDTPAEHTTEAERLLRTAAQYPEDHEPLLLQAAAHLELAGDRARATTLYDSLLSDPDTEHPHLVKALNAANLWEYGHEAEARAIIDGIRAAAPQEAAPWEIAAETLEAHDELEAAHDYFSTALALLIAPGEEVPYATQSLLTGRHRVRRLMGVTHDAWDELADALHTAAVPLDELHDPKRLWALGSSDPGELRAEITRLRAELGTYRTALSRPFPVAVLHWPEPELRELLTAYPGLGSEYASHPDHLAVLEAALRDLHAAGTPNLGIVTGTVPSYEAFAASEAASPSDPDLLPQYATTLAARGRAVPWPPARSAACWCGSGRSYRDCHGGT, encoded by the coding sequence ATGCGCCCCGACACGCCTGCCGAACACACCACCGAAGCCGAGCGCCTGCTGCGCACCGCGGCGCAGTACCCGGAGGACCACGAACCGCTGCTCCTCCAGGCAGCGGCCCATCTGGAACTCGCCGGCGACCGCGCCCGTGCCACCACGCTCTACGACTCCCTGCTCAGCGACCCCGACACCGAACACCCCCACCTGGTGAAGGCGCTCAACGCCGCCAACCTGTGGGAGTACGGCCACGAGGCCGAGGCCCGCGCGATCATCGACGGAATCCGCGCGGCCGCCCCGCAGGAGGCGGCACCCTGGGAGATCGCGGCCGAGACCCTGGAGGCCCACGACGAGCTCGAAGCGGCCCACGACTATTTCTCCACGGCCCTCGCCCTGCTCATCGCCCCGGGCGAGGAGGTCCCGTACGCCACCCAGTCGCTGCTGACCGGCCGCCACCGGGTACGCCGCCTGATGGGCGTCACGCACGACGCCTGGGACGAGCTGGCCGACGCCCTCCACACGGCGGCCGTCCCGCTGGACGAGCTCCACGACCCGAAGCGGCTGTGGGCGCTGGGCTCCTCGGACCCGGGCGAGCTCCGGGCCGAGATCACCCGCCTCCGCGCCGAACTGGGCACCTACCGCACGGCCCTGTCCCGCCCGTTCCCGGTGGCGGTGCTCCACTGGCCGGAGCCCGAACTGCGCGAACTCCTCACCGCGTACCCCGGCCTCGGCAGCGAGTACGCCTCGCACCCCGACCACCTGGCCGTCCTGGAGGCGGCCCTGCGCGACCTCCATGCGGCGGGGACCCCGAACCTCGGCATCGTGACGGGCACGGTCCCGTCGTACGAGGCGTTCGCCGCCTCCGAGGCCGCCTCCCCGTCCGACCCGGACCTGCTCCCCCAGTACGCGACGACCCTGGCGGCCCGCGGCCGCGCGGTCCCGTGGCCGCCGGCGAGGAGCGCGGCGTGCTGGTGCGGGTCGGGGCGGTCTTACCGGGACTGCCACGGGGGCACGTAG